GCATGCCGCGCTCGCCCTCAGGCAGGCCCGTCAGATCCACAATGATGTCCACGCCGCCGTCGGCGTCCGAAAAGGTGATGACGCCGATTTCCTCGCCGATGCCATCGGCGCTGATTTTATTCACCGGGGTTTTGACGCTTTCCGCCTGAGCGGCGGCTCCCATCAGCAACAACCCGCCGCAGAGCAGCAGGGCGAAACTCGCTGTTTTCAATTTCATTGTTATGCTCCTTACTATTCGGAAACACCCTCCGTTCCGGCCGGAACGGCAGGAATTTTTCATCCTGCAGAAAGGTTAGCCTGTTTTTCAGACTTTCGTCAACACACGAATAATTATTATCGATTTATATAAAATCCGGATAGATACATCCGCCGCAACGCGCCGTGCGCCCGGCCGGTTCCGCCCGGCATCAAGACTTGGCGAGCGGCTCAAAAAAGTGTATGTTTATGTGTTGGGATTTTTATGAAGGAATATCGCGACCATTACTTCCTCAAGGCCAAGCGGGAAAATTATCCGGCCCGCTCGGTCTACAAGCTGAAAGAGCTGGACGCCAAATTCCGCCTGCTCAAGCCGGGCATGCGCGTTCTGGATCTGGGGGCCGCTCCCGGTTCCTGGTCCTTGGGCGCGGCGGAAAAGGTGGGCGCCAAAGGCCTTGTCCTGGCTTGCGACATCCAGAGCACGGAGACGGCCTTTCCGCCCCAGGTGCTCTTCATGCAGGAGGACGTCTTTCAGCGTTCCGCCGCCTTTGAGGCCAGACTTCTTGAACTGGGCCCTTTTGACCTGGTCATCAGCGACATGGCTCCCCGCACCACGGGCACCCGCTTCACGGATCAGGCCCGTTCCCTGGAACTGGCTCAGGAAGCTCTGACCGTGGCCTGCCTGCATCTGAAGCAGGGCGGCAATTTCGTGGTCAAAATCTTTATGGGGCCGGATGTTCAGGAACTGCTCGCGCCCATGCGCAAGGCGTTCGGCACGGTCAAATCCTTCAAACCCAAGAGTTCGCGCGCCGAAAGCAAGGAGACGTTTTTCACGGCTCTGGGCTTTCGCGGCGGCGCGTCCGCAAGCGGGACCGGCGATGCCGGGCCCGCGCTGTCCCCGGCTTTTGTCTGAACCGCCGCGCGGCTCAGACAGCATCCAGCGAAAAACCGCCGTTTTTTGCTGCATCCACGCCGCATTGCGGCGCGCGGCCCTGCGGGCCGCGAGATCATTTCACAGGTGAAAGGCTCTAATACTTTTACGGTTTTTTTCGGGAGGTTTTATGTCAGGTCACAGCAAATGGGCCAACATCCAGCACCGCAAGGGACGCCAGGACGCCAAGCGCGGCAAGATTTTCACCAAAGCCGCCAAGGAAATCATCATCGCCGCCAAGAACGGCGGCGATCCCTCGGGCAATTCCCGTCTGCGGGCGGCCATCGCTGCGGCCAAAGCCGTAAACCTGCCCAAGGACAGAATTGAAGCCGCCATCCGCAAAGGCACCGGTGAGGACGCGGGCGGCGATTTTGTGGAAGCCTTTTACGAAGGCTATGGTCCCGG
The sequence above is drawn from the Desulfovibrio porci genome and encodes:
- a CDS encoding RlmE family RNA methyltransferase, giving the protein MKEYRDHYFLKAKRENYPARSVYKLKELDAKFRLLKPGMRVLDLGAAPGSWSLGAAEKVGAKGLVLACDIQSTETAFPPQVLFMQEDVFQRSAAFEARLLELGPFDLVISDMAPRTTGTRFTDQARSLELAQEALTVACLHLKQGGNFVVKIFMGPDVQELLAPMRKAFGTVKSFKPKSSRAESKETFFTALGFRGGASASGTGDAGPALSPAFV